Proteins from a single region of Streptomyces spectabilis:
- a CDS encoding RNA polymerase sigma factor, with product MNEGELAAERRRLRVRIRGSDPDAFGELFDTYARSVYNHAYRLTGDWSTAEDIVSLTFLEAWRLRARADADGGSLRPWLLGIATNVTRNQRRAGRRHAAAVARLPRADAVADFADEVAGRVDDREQLALVRTALAKLRRAEREVLALCVWSGLGYEAAASALGVPVGTVRSRLSRARRKLAKQMEPPEAREQMREDRTTAVRPLEEGTR from the coding sequence ATGAATGAGGGGGAACTCGCGGCGGAGCGACGGCGGTTACGCGTACGGATCCGGGGCTCCGACCCCGACGCGTTCGGAGAGCTCTTCGACACCTACGCCCGCTCCGTCTACAACCACGCCTACCGCCTGACGGGGGACTGGTCGACGGCCGAGGACATCGTGTCGCTGACCTTCCTGGAGGCGTGGCGGCTGCGCGCCAGGGCCGACGCGGACGGCGGTTCGCTGCGGCCGTGGCTGCTCGGCATCGCCACGAACGTGACCCGCAACCAGCGGCGCGCGGGCCGCCGCCACGCCGCGGCCGTGGCCCGCCTTCCGCGCGCCGATGCCGTCGCCGACTTCGCCGACGAGGTCGCGGGGCGCGTCGACGACCGGGAGCAGCTGGCCCTCGTCCGCACGGCGCTCGCGAAGCTGCGCCGGGCCGAGCGCGAGGTGCTCGCGCTGTGCGTGTGGTCGGGGCTCGGCTACGAGGCGGCGGCGAGCGCGCTCGGCGTCCCGGTCGGGACGGTGCGCTCGCGCCTCTCACGGGCCCGGAGAAAGCTCGCGAAACAGATGGAACCGCCCGAGGCGCGCGAACAGATGAGAGAGGACCGCACCACCGCGGTCAGGCCTCTAGAGGAGGGCACGCGATGA